The proteins below are encoded in one region of Terriglobales bacterium:
- a CDS encoding recombinase family protein, translating into QNLALQRDALTEAGCTKIFTEQMSGAVTDRPALHDALEFARSGDTLIVWKLDRLARSMKQLIETVETCG; encoded by the coding sequence CAGAACCTTGCCTTGCAGCGCGACGCGCTGACGGAGGCAGGGTGCACAAAAATTTTCACCGAGCAGATGTCAGGTGCGGTTACCGACCGCCCGGCTTTGCATGACGCGCTCGAATTCGCGCGCAGCGGCGACACGCTGATCGTGTGGAAGCTCGACCGCCTGGCGCGATCGATGAAGCAGTTGATTGAAACTGTCGAAACCTGCGGTTGA